In one window of Kosmotoga pacifica DNA:
- a CDS encoding response regulator transcription factor: MAKKNILVIDDEPSIVELLTFNLKKEGYDVFKAYDAEEALRVSEDNEIDMFIVDIMLPGMDGFELVRNLRSSEKYRQTPVIFLSARSEEFDKVLGLELGADDYITKPFSVREVLARIRAVFRRIQQSIQAKEERPKKITARDLEIDTEKYEVKVRGKLVSLTPLEFELLRFLAENEGKVFSRDVLLDKLWGYDYYGDTRTVDVHIRRLRTKIEEDPSNPKYIMTVRGKGYKFRDPGKED; the protein is encoded by the coding sequence CGAACCTTCCATAGTCGAACTCCTGACATTCAACTTAAAAAAGGAAGGTTACGACGTGTTCAAAGCCTATGATGCTGAAGAAGCATTGCGTGTATCCGAAGACAACGAAATCGACATGTTCATTGTCGATATAATGCTCCCAGGAATGGATGGCTTTGAGCTCGTCAGAAACTTGAGGAGCTCTGAAAAGTATAGGCAAACCCCTGTTATTTTCCTCAGTGCCAGGAGCGAAGAATTCGATAAGGTACTTGGGCTCGAACTGGGTGCGGACGATTACATAACGAAGCCCTTCAGTGTTAGAGAAGTACTTGCCAGAATCAGAGCCGTTTTTAGGAGAATCCAGCAGAGTATTCAGGCGAAAGAAGAGAGACCGAAGAAAATCACAGCTAGAGATCTTGAGATTGATACGGAGAAATACGAAGTTAAAGTGCGAGGCAAATTGGTGAGCTTAACCCCTCTCGAGTTTGAGCTTCTGAGATTCCTTGCTGAGAATGAAGGAAAAGTTTTTAGCAGGGATGTGCTTCTCGATAAGCTGTGGGGGTATGACTACTATGGTGACACAAGAACTGTCGACGTGCACATCAGAAGATTGAGAACAAAGATTGAAGAGGACCCTTCAAATCCCAAATATATTATGACTGTTAGGGGAAAGGGGTACAAGTTCAGAGACCCAGGAAAGGAAGACTGA